The genomic region TTTTCTTGTATGTAAAAAACACCTTTAATTCACCCTCTTTATAATTTTTAAAATTTCTACAAATTTTTATTAACAAAAAATATCATTGCATCGGCCAAATAGCAGGCCAACTCATAATGCAACATAGTACTTCCTAGATTTTTTACAAATTCAACATTTTTAAGCGCTTCAAACGACTGAATACGTTGATTTTTATCTAAATTCGGGACAAGTATTTTGCTATGTTCAAAATTTTCACGCGCTAAAGCCTGCACACACTCGTCATCGATCGGAGTATTTTTTTCATAAAAAGCAGCAAATGTACTTAAAATCTCATTAGATTTTCTGACATACGCTGTCCATTCATTATCCCAGGTCCAATTTTTAGTAAGAGCAACCACTTCTTGCTCTGCCTGCTGCAAACAAGAGGCATACTCTTCACCCAAAACTGACAACGTTTGATCTGTTAACTGTTGCTTTTTTTCTGCAACATACTGCTCTGTTGTTTTGCCTTTC from Candidatus Dependentiae bacterium harbors:
- a CDS encoding MerR family transcriptional regulator; translation: MKYTIKKLADLTGVTVRTIRFYDQIGLLKPAVVADNGYRYYSTTELIRLQQIIFFKDLGYDLKKIQQMFSDPGFDFKTDLLRQKEIVLTELKRKQALVDAIDVFIKNLEMAKGKTTEQYVAEKKQQLTDQTLSVLGEEYASCLQQAEQEVVALTKNWTWDNEWTAYVRKSNEILSTFAAFYEKNTPIDDECVQALARENFEHSKILVPNLDKNQRIQSFEALKNVEFVKNLGSTMLHYELACYLADAMIFFVNKNL